From the Desulfohalovibrio reitneri genome, one window contains:
- a CDS encoding type II toxin-antitoxin system HicB family antitoxin, whose translation MAQAMEMYPEKTSEAAGGMGYFSPPESTPSGPFQFERDEFYSSVGPRRILLREVSGHALNSPLAVIVEHDEDEYFVTSGQVPRIYGCGNTLQEALSMFGDEAWSLWEDLNEDNNWTQEMLDLRKNLRGLFPHEG comes from the coding sequence ATGGCGCAAGCTATGGAGATGTACCCTGAGAAGACAAGCGAAGCAGCAGGAGGCATGGGATACTTTTCGCCCCCTGAATCCACTCCTTCTGGACCCTTCCAGTTTGAGCGCGATGAGTTTTATAGCTCAGTCGGCCCAAGGAGGATATTGTTGCGTGAGGTTTCCGGGCATGCGCTCAATTCTCCCTTGGCAGTCATTGTTGAGCATGACGAGGATGAGTACTTCGTTACCTCTGGGCAGGTTCCTCGTATCTATGGATGCGGGAACACTCTTCAAGAGGCGCTCAGCATGTTTGGGGACGAAGCTTGGTCACTGTGGGAAGACCTCAACGAGGACAACAACTGGACCCAAGAGATGCTTGACCTTCGAAAGAACCTGAGGGGCCTCTTCCCCCATGAAGGGTGA
- a CDS encoding nitroreductase family protein, translating to MPLKDLVAANRSTRRFAQDNPPAMADLEDLVELARLTPSAANRQPLKYFLVADPDACAAVYPCLGWAGYLPDWPGPAENERPTAYVAILHDTTLADSPDCDHGIAAQTIMLGAVEKGFAGCILGSINRDKLAQALDLPDHLHPLLVLALGRSGEEIVTDTVQDSIKYWRDEQNRHHVPKRSLEELVAGRK from the coding sequence ATGCCCCTCAAGGACCTCGTGGCCGCCAACCGCAGCACCCGCCGGTTCGCCCAGGACAATCCCCCCGCCATGGCCGACCTGGAGGACCTGGTCGAACTGGCCCGGCTCACCCCCTCCGCCGCCAACCGCCAGCCTCTCAAGTACTTCCTGGTCGCCGACCCCGACGCGTGCGCCGCCGTCTACCCCTGCCTGGGCTGGGCGGGCTACCTGCCCGACTGGCCGGGCCCGGCGGAAAACGAACGCCCCACCGCCTACGTCGCCATACTCCACGACACCACCCTGGCCGACTCCCCGGACTGCGACCACGGAATCGCCGCCCAGACCATCATGCTCGGCGCCGTGGAAAAAGGCTTCGCCGGATGCATCCTCGGTTCCATCAACCGCGACAAACTCGCCCAAGCCCTGGACCTCCCCGATCACCTCCACCCCCTCCTCGTCCTGGCCCTGGGCCGATCCGGCGAGGAAATCGTCACCGACACCGTGCAAGACTCCATCAAATACTGGCGCGACGAGCAAAACCGGCACCACGTCCCCAAAAGAAGCCTGGAGGAACTGGTGGCTGGAAGAAAGTAG
- a CDS encoding phosphoadenosine phosphosulfate reductase family protein produces the protein MPVELAEQARLMGLSLEDKLSLARDSLAGALRRFGPDGVALAWTGGKDSTLALWLARRAAEVAGLTQPRALFIDDGDVFPEIRDFVRRLETDWSLELVVLRNAPLLDAASPGDALPPDRLDPASRAALAELDAPPSPFLFQPDSPPANHLLKTLPLRQHIRATGLGALITAVRWDEHPARACDAPEEPRDNPPHLRLQPLLPLTETEVWRATLDNGLPVCPLYEQGYRSLGSRSATKPVQPGVPAWEQDMAALPERFGRGLEKEDAMAQLRSLGYM, from the coding sequence ATGCCGGTTGAACTGGCCGAACAGGCACGGCTCATGGGCCTCTCTCTGGAGGACAAGCTGTCCCTTGCCCGGGACTCCCTGGCCGGGGCCCTCCGGCGCTTCGGGCCGGACGGAGTGGCCTTGGCCTGGACAGGGGGCAAGGACTCCACCCTGGCCCTGTGGCTGGCCCGCCGCGCCGCCGAAGTGGCCGGACTCACCCAGCCGCGCGCCCTGTTCATCGACGATGGCGACGTTTTTCCCGAAATCAGGGACTTCGTGCGCCGTCTGGAAACCGACTGGTCCCTTGAACTGGTCGTCCTGCGGAACGCCCCGCTCCTGGACGCCGCCTCTCCAGGCGACGCCCTGCCCCCGGACAGGCTCGACCCCGCCTCCCGCGCCGCGCTGGCCGAACTGGACGCCCCGCCCTCCCCCTTCCTCTTTCAGCCGGACTCCCCACCGGCCAACCACTTGCTCAAGACCCTGCCCCTGCGCCAACACATCCGCGCCACCGGCCTGGGAGCCCTGATCACGGCCGTGCGCTGGGACGAGCACCCCGCCCGGGCCTGCGACGCCCCCGAGGAGCCGCGCGACAATCCGCCCCACCTGCGCCTCCAGCCGCTCCTGCCCCTCACCGAGACCGAAGTCTGGCGAGCAACCCTGGACAACGGACTCCCCGTCTGCCCACTCTACGAGCAAGGATACCGCTCCCTGGGATCGCGCTCCGCCACCAAACCGGTCCAGCCCGGCGTGCCCGCCTGGGAGCAGGACATGGCCGCCCTGCCCGAACGTTTCGGGCGCGGCCTGGAAAAAGAAGACGCCATGGCCCAGCTCCGCAGCCTGGGCTACATGTAA
- a CDS encoding PAS domain S-box protein, with protein sequence MLLVPSGVTAAAKTVRVGVYDNMPMIGAAGEGGAKGIYVDVLREVAAREGWNLEFRPASWPEAFRMLRQGEIDLLPVVAHTPGRTAYLDFAETALMANWGVVYTRPAAGVDSIMDLEGMRVGLQPGDTHARAFRRLVDNFQVRVEIVNLPKYKDIFRDLDAGLIEAGVVNRIFGQLNDEGYHVRATSIIFNPIEMRYAVPEGDPAGVLPGLNLQLPSIKEASGSVFHQSMNRWFGGAEGGTPDWVWLTLAGIAVAVAGLGGLVLWLRRLVRAKTRRIREQNEELEREVAVRRSAQEALRESEGRYRTLVENAGEGVIVIQDERYRFINPAMCAITGYEEDWLLGRDIGETVHPEDLPMVRERIKSRLSGGASPRTYEFRSIHADGRVHWHHVSAVAITWEGRPASLAFVSDVTMRREREERLRMLTAMVEQAADPMIRTDADFRIRYMNRAAEELFGWELVDLYGQKPDILNAEDDPEEAQREIYEILQAGRKYSGEMRNRRKNGEVFDVQMRISPIFGPEGNIVAYTASQHDVTRRKEAERAIRREYALNRAQAEIARAVVQPDMTMGRLAEVVRRVAMDITDSEHCFVSSIDRATGDNVGHTLSPMMENGNCEVEGKRTAFAKKRGGYLGLWGHALNTGEPFFTNAPREHAASTGVPDGHVPLRRFLAAPAVYRGEALGEIALANSSRDYTERDLETVGVLAGLFSVAVAGIRNREDMLEAKEQAEEASQTKSLFLANMSHEVRTPLHGILGMLQLLEDTGLDDEQRELLTAAMQSSNRLARLLADILDLSRVEAGKLSIQAEPFDLHAAVRQVEELFRVTSRQTGVELRTEMGEDAPRWLRGDPARLQQVLNNLVGNAFKFTSEGIVSITVVALDRSDGGGPAPIRFSVTDTGVGIPEETRAGLFTPFSQVDSGYTRRFQGAGLGLSIVKRLVDLMGGTVSVESQEGEGSTFRVTIPFQPAQDPSGRSGGPSAQARSETGGARVLVVEDDRVSRLFVEREMQKAGWRVLSARDGKEALEVLSREDVDVVFMDVQMPGLDGVEATKAIRRGEAGEDKADVPIVAMTAYAMVGDEESFRAAGMNDYLAKPVKVESIHEVVRRILPG encoded by the coding sequence GTGCTTCTCGTTCCGTCGGGAGTGACGGCCGCCGCCAAGACCGTCCGGGTGGGCGTCTACGACAACATGCCCATGATCGGCGCGGCCGGCGAAGGCGGGGCCAAGGGCATCTATGTCGACGTGCTGCGGGAGGTGGCCGCGCGGGAAGGGTGGAACCTGGAGTTCCGGCCCGCCTCCTGGCCGGAAGCCTTCCGCATGCTGCGCCAGGGCGAGATCGATCTGCTTCCCGTGGTGGCCCACACTCCTGGACGCACCGCCTATCTCGACTTCGCCGAGACCGCCCTCATGGCCAACTGGGGCGTGGTCTACACACGCCCCGCGGCCGGGGTGGACTCCATCATGGACCTGGAAGGCATGCGGGTGGGGCTGCAGCCCGGCGACACCCACGCCAGGGCGTTCCGCAGGCTGGTGGACAACTTCCAGGTGCGGGTGGAGATAGTAAATCTCCCGAAATACAAAGACATTTTTCGCGATTTGGACGCCGGTCTGATCGAAGCGGGCGTGGTCAACCGCATTTTCGGGCAGCTCAACGATGAGGGCTACCACGTCCGGGCCACCAGCATCATCTTCAATCCCATAGAAATGCGCTACGCCGTGCCCGAGGGCGACCCCGCCGGGGTGCTCCCCGGGCTGAACCTGCAGCTCCCGTCCATCAAGGAGGCTTCGGGCTCGGTTTTCCACCAGTCAATGAACCGCTGGTTCGGCGGCGCGGAGGGTGGGACTCCCGACTGGGTCTGGCTGACCCTGGCGGGCATCGCGGTGGCGGTGGCCGGGCTGGGGGGGCTCGTTTTGTGGCTGCGCCGCCTCGTCAGGGCCAAGACCCGCCGCATCCGCGAGCAGAACGAGGAACTGGAGCGGGAGGTGGCCGTGCGCAGAAGCGCCCAGGAGGCGCTTCGGGAGAGCGAGGGCCGCTACCGCACCCTGGTGGAGAACGCGGGGGAGGGCGTGATCGTCATCCAGGACGAGCGGTACCGCTTCATCAACCCCGCCATGTGCGCCATCACGGGATACGAGGAGGACTGGCTGCTGGGGCGGGACATCGGCGAGACCGTCCACCCCGAGGACCTGCCCATGGTGCGGGAGCGCATCAAGTCCCGCCTGAGCGGCGGGGCGTCGCCCAGGACGTACGAGTTCCGATCCATCCACGCCGACGGGCGGGTGCACTGGCACCATGTCTCGGCCGTGGCCATTACCTGGGAGGGGCGGCCGGCCAGCCTGGCCTTCGTTTCGGACGTGACCATGCGCAGGGAGCGCGAGGAGCGGCTGCGCATGCTCACGGCCATGGTGGAGCAAGCGGCCGACCCCATGATCCGCACCGACGCCGACTTCCGCATCCGCTACATGAACAGGGCGGCGGAGGAACTGTTTGGCTGGGAGCTTGTGGACCTGTACGGACAGAAACCGGATATCCTGAACGCGGAGGACGACCCGGAAGAGGCCCAGCGTGAGATTTACGAAATCCTTCAGGCCGGGCGGAAGTATTCCGGGGAGATGCGCAACCGCCGCAAGAACGGCGAGGTGTTCGATGTCCAGATGCGGATATCCCCCATCTTCGGGCCGGAGGGAAACATCGTGGCCTACACCGCCTCCCAGCACGACGTGACACGCCGCAAGGAGGCGGAGCGGGCCATCAGGAGGGAATACGCCCTCAATCGCGCCCAGGCGGAGATCGCCAGGGCGGTAGTCCAGCCGGACATGACCATGGGGCGGCTGGCCGAGGTGGTGCGGCGGGTGGCCATGGACATCACCGACAGCGAGCACTGTTTCGTCTCCTCCATCGACCGGGCCACCGGCGACAACGTGGGGCACACGCTGTCGCCCATGATGGAAAACGGGAACTGCGAGGTGGAGGGCAAGCGGACGGCCTTCGCCAAAAAGCGGGGCGGCTACCTGGGCCTATGGGGCCACGCCCTGAACACCGGGGAGCCGTTCTTCACCAACGCCCCCCGGGAACACGCGGCGAGCACGGGGGTTCCGGACGGGCACGTGCCCCTGCGCCGCTTCCTGGCCGCTCCGGCGGTCTACCGTGGCGAAGCGCTGGGGGAGATCGCCCTGGCCAACTCCAGCCGCGACTACACCGAGCGCGACCTGGAGACGGTGGGCGTCCTGGCCGGGCTGTTCTCCGTGGCCGTTGCCGGCATCCGCAACCGCGAGGACATGCTGGAGGCCAAGGAGCAGGCCGAGGAGGCCAGCCAGACCAAGTCGCTCTTTTTGGCCAACATGAGCCACGAGGTGCGCACCCCGCTGCACGGCATCCTGGGCATGCTGCAGCTTCTGGAGGATACTGGCCTGGACGACGAGCAGCGGGAGCTCCTCACTGCGGCCATGCAGTCCTCCAACCGCCTTGCCCGGCTTTTGGCCGACATCCTCGACCTCTCCAGGGTTGAGGCTGGCAAGCTCAGCATCCAGGCCGAACCCTTCGACCTGCACGCCGCCGTGCGGCAGGTGGAGGAACTGTTCCGGGTGACGTCCAGGCAGACCGGCGTTGAGCTGCGCACCGAAATGGGCGAAGACGCCCCGCGCTGGCTGCGCGGCGACCCGGCCAGGCTGCAGCAGGTGCTGAACAACTTGGTGGGCAACGCCTTCAAGTTCACTTCCGAAGGGATCGTGTCCATAACGGTGGTGGCCCTTGATCGGTCGGACGGGGGCGGGCCAGCTCCCATCCGCTTCAGCGTGACCGACACCGGCGTGGGCATCCCCGAGGAGACCCGGGCCGGGCTGTTCACCCCCTTCTCCCAGGTGGACAGCGGCTACACCCGGCGCTTCCAGGGCGCGGGCCTGGGGCTGTCCATCGTCAAGCGGCTGGTGGACCTCATGGGCGGGACCGTGTCCGTGGAAAGCCAGGAGGGTGAGGGCAGCACGTTCCGCGTGACCATCCCCTTCCAGCCGGCCCAGGACCCGAGCGGCCGCTCCGGCGGGCCTTCCGCCCAGGCGCGGAGCGAAACCGGCGGAGCGCGGGTGCTTGTGGTGGAGGACGACCGGGTGAGCCGTCTGTTCGTGGAGCGGGAGATGCAGAAGGCGGGCTGGAGGGTGCTTTCGGCCCGGGACGGCAAGGAGGCGCTGGAGGTCCTGTCCCGGGAGGATGTGGACGTCGTGTTCATGGACGTGCAGATGCCGGGGCTGGACGGCGTGGAGGCCACCAAGGCTATTCGCCGCGGCGAGGCGGGGGAGGACAAGGCGGACGTGCCCATCGTGGCCATGACCGCCTACGCCATGGTGGGCGACGAGGAGTCCTTTCGCGCGGCGGGCATGAACGACTACTTGGCCAAGCCGGTCAAGGTGGAGTCCATCCACGAGGTGGTGCGGCGGATTCTTCCGGGATGA
- the nikA gene encoding nickel ABC transporter substrate-binding protein: MTVPRHSLFLVLHFATALVLFCMAGHAAASPQVGEDTLVYSWPSNVGPLNPHQYSPNQMFGQAMVYEPLVKYQADGSVKPWLADSWEVSEDGRVYTFQLREDVTFSDGVPFTAEAVKRNLDAVLANHRGHYWLELVNQLHMVNEAGGQAVKVLGEHSVQLTLHEPYYPILQELALIRPVRFLSPAAFPEDGDTSEGIAAPVGTGPWKVVELVKGEYDLFVRNENYWGDKPRMKRLLIKVIPDSNARAVAFETGDIDLIYGSGGHGGGQLGLDMFQLYQNRADVTARVSPPLATRAMALNSNRFPTGELAVRRAILHAVNKPALVKHVFLGVEQQADTLFAPSMPYCDIGLEPYGYDPARAERLLEDAGWTLDEGEEYRTRNGKVLALDLCFVGNDAIMKSVAEVVQGNLGRVGVKVTLVGEESDSFLVRQKNGRFGMIFGNTWGPPYDPHSFCSSMRVPSHADYQAQLGLPMKEEIDAKIGRVLVTVDEAERSGLYADILGTLHEQAVYLPLTYMTSIMVHRDDLEGASFGATKNEIPFSPMHKR; this comes from the coding sequence ATGACCGTGCCGCGCCATTCCCTTTTTCTGGTCCTTCACTTTGCCACAGCCCTGGTTCTGTTCTGCATGGCCGGCCATGCAGCCGCTTCCCCGCAGGTGGGCGAGGACACCCTGGTGTACTCCTGGCCTTCCAATGTAGGTCCGCTCAATCCCCATCAGTATTCTCCGAATCAGATGTTCGGACAGGCCATGGTTTACGAGCCCCTGGTCAAGTACCAGGCGGACGGCTCGGTGAAGCCGTGGCTAGCCGATTCTTGGGAGGTGAGCGAAGACGGACGGGTGTACACATTCCAACTGCGCGAAGATGTGACCTTTTCCGATGGAGTCCCCTTCACTGCGGAGGCCGTGAAAAGGAACCTCGACGCTGTTCTGGCGAACCATCGCGGCCATTACTGGCTGGAATTGGTCAATCAGCTCCATATGGTGAACGAGGCTGGCGGTCAGGCCGTGAAGGTGCTGGGGGAGCATTCGGTGCAGCTCACCCTGCACGAACCATATTATCCCATTCTGCAGGAGCTTGCCCTCATCCGGCCTGTGCGTTTCCTCTCTCCTGCTGCCTTTCCCGAAGACGGAGACACTTCCGAAGGCATCGCCGCCCCCGTCGGAACCGGACCCTGGAAGGTCGTGGAACTGGTCAAAGGCGAATATGACCTGTTTGTCCGCAACGAGAACTACTGGGGAGACAAACCCCGAATGAAGCGCCTGCTCATCAAGGTTATCCCTGACTCCAACGCCCGGGCCGTGGCCTTCGAGACGGGGGACATCGACCTCATTTACGGCTCGGGTGGCCACGGAGGCGGCCAACTGGGACTGGACATGTTCCAGCTCTATCAAAATCGTGCAGATGTCACGGCCCGGGTTTCGCCTCCTTTGGCCACGCGCGCCATGGCGCTGAACAGCAATCGTTTTCCCACCGGCGAACTCGCTGTGCGCCGTGCCATTCTGCACGCGGTGAACAAGCCCGCTTTGGTGAAGCACGTCTTCCTCGGAGTGGAACAGCAGGCCGACACCCTGTTCGCTCCCTCCATGCCCTACTGCGACATCGGCCTGGAGCCGTATGGCTATGATCCGGCCAGGGCCGAGCGGCTCCTTGAGGATGCGGGCTGGACCCTCGACGAGGGAGAGGAATATCGCACACGAAACGGCAAAGTCCTCGCTCTTGACCTCTGCTTCGTGGGCAATGACGCGATAATGAAGTCTGTGGCCGAGGTGGTGCAGGGCAATCTCGGACGGGTCGGCGTCAAGGTGACGCTGGTCGGCGAAGAGAGCGATTCCTTTCTTGTTCGGCAGAAGAACGGCCGTTTCGGCATGATTTTCGGCAATACCTGGGGGCCTCCGTACGATCCCCACTCCTTTTGCAGCTCCATGCGCGTGCCTTCGCACGCGGATTATCAGGCCCAGCTCGGCCTGCCGATGAAGGAGGAGATCGACGCTAAGATCGGCCGAGTACTCGTTACCGTGGACGAGGCGGAACGAAGCGGTTTGTACGCGGATATTCTAGGCACATTGCATGAGCAGGCGGTTTATCTGCCTCTTACATACATGACATCCATTATGGTGCACAGGGATGACCTCGAAGGCGCCTCCTTCGGAGCCACCAAGAACGAGATTCCCTTCAGCCCCATGCATAAGCGGTAA
- the nikB gene encoding nickel ABC transporter permease subunit NikB, translating into MTWYVLKRLALLVPILLAVSVLVFLILRLGQGDPAMSYLRLSNIPPTDQALDAAREELGLNRPLPVQYLSWLEKAVQGDFGRSYVTKRPVLEDILYYMPNTLKLASASLLLTLALSVPLGMVSALRKDGPADYLTRGMSFFGVSIPNFWLGFLLVWLFAVKLEWLPPMGKGGLAHMVLPVVTMSLMSLCINTRLIRANMLDNMHSRYVLYARARGLPESTVIGRHVMANSLIPVITAVGMHVGELFGGAVIAESIFSWPGVGRYAVSAIYNRDYPVMQCFILIMTSIFVLMNLVVDICYAWLDPRIRYEGGSG; encoded by the coding sequence GTGACCTGGTACGTTCTGAAAAGGCTGGCGCTGCTGGTGCCGATCCTCTTGGCGGTTTCCGTGCTGGTCTTTCTGATTCTCCGGCTGGGCCAGGGCGATCCGGCCATGTCTTACCTGCGGCTTTCCAACATCCCGCCCACGGACCAAGCCCTTGATGCGGCCCGCGAGGAGTTGGGCCTGAACAGGCCGCTGCCGGTACAGTATCTAAGCTGGCTAGAAAAAGCGGTGCAGGGGGACTTCGGGCGTTCGTACGTGACCAAGAGGCCGGTTCTGGAGGACATCCTCTACTACATGCCGAACACGTTGAAGCTGGCCTCGGCCTCGCTGCTTTTGACCCTTGCGCTGAGCGTTCCCCTCGGGATGGTCTCGGCTCTTCGAAAAGACGGCCCGGCGGATTACCTGACCAGGGGGATGAGTTTCTTCGGAGTCTCCATCCCCAACTTCTGGCTGGGATTCCTGCTGGTATGGCTTTTCGCCGTGAAGCTGGAGTGGCTGCCGCCCATGGGGAAAGGCGGGCTGGCTCACATGGTCCTTCCCGTCGTCACCATGTCCCTGATGTCGCTGTGCATCAACACGCGCCTGATTCGGGCCAACATGCTGGACAACATGCACTCGCGCTACGTGCTCTATGCGAGGGCGAGGGGCCTTCCCGAATCGACGGTCATCGGCAGGCACGTCATGGCCAACTCGCTCATTCCGGTCATAACGGCTGTGGGCATGCACGTGGGGGAACTCTTTGGCGGCGCGGTCATCGCGGAATCCATATTCTCCTGGCCCGGCGTGGGAAGATACGCGGTCTCCGCCATCTACAACCGCGACTACCCCGTGATGCAGTGCTTCATCCTCATCATGACCAGCATCTTCGTGCTCATGAATCTGGTTGTGGACATTTGCTACGCATGGCTTGACCCGAGAATCCGATACGAAGGGGGAAGTGGATGA
- the nikC gene encoding nickel ABC transporter permease subunit NikC: protein MIFARMRPFIRRGMVALAVSILVVLVLGALFAPQLLPYDPEEVALENKFASPGQEHILGCDHLGRDVASRLLHGARTSLGAVAVIACVILTLGVAVGATAGYAGGAVDNALMRFCDIFLVFPTFILAMFLIGVLGTGLVNVVLAVSLTHWAWYARIIRGFVLSLKHREYVLAAKVSGTGRVATVLRHVLPPVFAQLAILITLDVGHMMMHVSGLSFLGLGVTPPTPEWGVMIADARQYVWTHPELIMYPGLAIFITVMACNYLGDALRDALDPHSREHQAVEREVVEHVPGYDSLAEVRS from the coding sequence ATGATCTTCGCCAGAATGCGTCCTTTCATCCGGCGGGGCATGGTCGCTCTGGCCGTCTCCATCCTGGTTGTCCTGGTTCTGGGGGCGTTGTTCGCGCCGCAGCTGCTGCCGTACGATCCGGAAGAGGTGGCTCTGGAGAACAAGTTCGCCTCGCCCGGCCAGGAACACATCCTGGGGTGCGACCACCTGGGACGGGATGTGGCCTCCAGGCTGCTCCACGGAGCCCGGACTTCGCTGGGCGCGGTGGCGGTCATCGCCTGCGTCATACTCACGCTGGGGGTCGCCGTGGGCGCCACCGCGGGATACGCCGGGGGAGCGGTGGACAACGCGCTGATGCGTTTTTGCGATATATTCCTTGTCTTTCCCACATTCATACTGGCCATGTTCCTGATTGGCGTACTCGGCACGGGGCTGGTCAACGTCGTCCTGGCCGTTTCGCTCACGCATTGGGCGTGGTACGCACGCATAATCAGGGGTTTCGTGCTCTCGCTGAAACACCGTGAGTACGTTCTGGCGGCCAAGGTTTCCGGCACGGGGCGCGTGGCGACCGTGCTGCGGCATGTGCTCCCGCCTGTTTTCGCCCAACTGGCCATTCTGATCACGTTGGATGTCGGCCATATGATGATGCATGTTTCCGGGCTTTCCTTCCTGGGGCTGGGCGTCACCCCGCCCACGCCGGAATGGGGTGTGATGATCGCCGACGCGAGGCAGTACGTGTGGACCCACCCGGAACTGATCATGTACCCGGGGTTGGCCATTTTCATCACCGTTATGGCTTGCAACTACTTGGGCGACGCGCTGCGGGACGCGCTTGACCCCCATTCACGTGAGCACCAGGCCGTGGAGCGGGAAGTGGTCGAACATGTCCCTGGGTATGACAGCTTGGCGGAGGTGCGCTCATGA
- a CDS encoding ATP-binding cassette domain-containing protein — MSGQRPGSGSFLEVRGLTVRAVNKPLLRGVNFTAEKGRVTGLIGESGSGKSLTCQAVMGLLSPGLRSGGYVAVDGQRIDPSARGRGRRYRTGRAAMVMQNPMSCFDPVFTIKAHFRETLAAHGVPRRENTKRRWLAALSEVGFSSPEAILPMYPFQMSGGMLQRVMLALALVLEVGLLLSDEATTDLDVVAQSRVLGLMERLVRERGLGILLVTHDLSVIARLADEVLVMRDGVLVESGPVEGIFRRPKHEYTGALLDAHHRLCGERSAVGGKS; from the coding sequence ATGAGCGGCCAGCGGCCGGGCAGCGGTTCTTTTCTCGAGGTGCGCGGCCTGACCGTGCGGGCGGTGAACAAGCCGTTGCTGCGGGGAGTTAACTTCACTGCGGAAAAAGGCCGCGTTACCGGGCTCATCGGCGAGAGTGGAAGTGGCAAGTCCCTGACATGCCAGGCCGTGATGGGGCTGCTTTCACCCGGACTTCGGTCGGGTGGATATGTGGCCGTGGACGGACAGCGAATAGACCCGTCAGCGCGCGGACGGGGCCGGAGGTATCGCACCGGCCGTGCGGCCATGGTCATGCAGAATCCCATGAGCTGCTTCGATCCGGTGTTTACGATCAAGGCCCATTTCAGGGAAACGCTTGCCGCCCACGGCGTCCCGAGGCGTGAAAACACTAAGCGACGGTGGCTCGCGGCTCTGTCCGAGGTAGGCTTTTCCAGCCCGGAAGCCATTCTACCCATGTATCCTTTCCAGATGAGCGGCGGCATGCTGCAACGAGTCATGCTGGCCCTGGCTCTGGTTCTGGAGGTGGGGCTACTCCTCTCGGACGAGGCGACGACCGACCTCGACGTGGTGGCCCAATCGAGGGTCCTGGGGCTTATGGAGAGGCTGGTCAGGGAGCGAGGCCTGGGCATTCTGCTCGTGACCCATGATTTGTCCGTCATTGCCAGGCTGGCCGACGAGGTGCTGGTCATGCGTGACGGAGTGCTGGTCGAAAGTGGCCCCGTCGAGGGAATCTTCCGCCGGCCGAAGCATGAATACACCGGTGCACTTCTGGACGCGCACCACCGGCTCTGCGGTGAACGTTCCGCCGTGGGAGGGAAATCGTGA
- a CDS encoding ABC transporter ATP-binding protein: MKILEAVGVSKTYRRGGFFSRSESVQVLRGVELSVSQGECVGVVGRSGSGKSTLGRLLLGLEAPSAGEVRILGETTTDGRGKLRLTPEQRQAAQVVFQDAVGSVNPRLTAGTILSEPLRNLDRLRGAALSERVVELLEQVGLNKDDAAKHPGHFSGGQLQRLSIARALAARPRCIILDEAVSSLDMLMQARILDLLDVLRRERGVAYLFVTHDLRLVRRFCDRAVAMENGRLEPFDLTGDAVHKMSDSLRELAEAILPSCPGGGFLPTSQD, translated from the coding sequence GTGAAGATTCTCGAGGCAGTGGGCGTGAGTAAAACGTACCGCAGGGGCGGTTTCTTCAGTCGCTCGGAATCGGTCCAGGTCCTGCGTGGCGTGGAACTGTCCGTGTCCCAAGGCGAATGCGTGGGGGTCGTGGGCCGGAGCGGCTCCGGAAAGAGCACCCTTGGACGGCTTCTTCTGGGGCTGGAAGCCCCGAGTGCGGGGGAGGTGCGCATTCTGGGGGAAACCACGACCGACGGCCGGGGAAAGCTCCGCCTGACTCCTGAGCAGCGCCAGGCCGCGCAGGTTGTTTTCCAGGACGCGGTCGGCTCGGTCAACCCAAGGCTGACCGCCGGGACCATCCTTTCCGAGCCGTTGCGAAACCTCGATAGGCTCCGCGGCGCGGCCCTGTCCGAGCGTGTCGTGGAACTGCTCGAACAAGTGGGTTTGAACAAGGACGACGCCGCCAAACATCCCGGCCACTTCAGCGGCGGCCAATTGCAGCGATTAAGCATTGCCCGGGCCCTCGCCGCCAGGCCGCGCTGCATCATCCTGGACGAAGCGGTTTCCAGCCTGGACATGCTCATGCAGGCCAGGATTCTGGATTTGCTTGATGTCCTGCGCCGTGAACGCGGCGTGGCGTATCTCTTTGTGACCCATGACTTGAGACTGGTCCGACGCTTTTGCGACAGGGCGGTGGCTATGGAAAACGGCCGACTGGAGCCCTTCGACCTTACCGGTGACGCAGTACATAAGATGAGCGATTCTCTGCGCGAACTGGCGGAAGCGATTCTGCCTTCCTGTCCAGGCGGTGGTTTTCTGCCCACCTCGCAAGACTAG